In one Nitrososphaera viennensis EN76 genomic region, the following are encoded:
- a CDS encoding CAP domain-containing protein: MPQEELVAHALAAINSERKKFGLEPVALGDNQAAQLHAEDVFRTKQISHWTSSGEKPYMTYTRLGGEGSVHQNVAIAGFGPEEYDRCVSTIILCERIDPLPTIDELQNEMMYNDKECCDNGHRDNILDRDHTHVSIGIVYDEYYLALVQNFEADYGMSVEVEGTKVSIAGPMPAGAKFDNVVVYYDELPSKQAYDANKEKLAYDAGTLAASVFEPLPRGLKYQQPGDYVVIEADRWQDDSDGNLDVSFDLAPAIKEDGVYTLYAMLEDAEGEQFSATSHSIFVKTD, translated from the coding sequence GTGCCGCAGGAAGAGCTTGTCGCGCATGCCCTTGCCGCGATAAACAGCGAACGCAAGAAATTCGGCCTGGAGCCGGTCGCGCTTGGCGACAACCAGGCAGCGCAGCTGCACGCCGAGGACGTTTTCAGGACAAAGCAGATCTCGCACTGGACGTCGTCAGGAGAAAAGCCCTACATGACCTACACGCGGCTTGGAGGTGAGGGAAGCGTGCACCAGAACGTCGCTATCGCCGGCTTTGGGCCTGAGGAATACGACAGGTGCGTCTCCACTATTATCCTGTGCGAGCGCATAGATCCGCTGCCCACCATCGACGAGCTGCAGAACGAGATGATGTACAACGACAAGGAATGCTGCGACAACGGCCACAGGGACAACATACTTGACAGGGACCACACGCACGTGAGCATCGGCATCGTGTACGACGAATACTACCTTGCCCTGGTGCAGAACTTTGAGGCAGACTACGGGATGTCCGTGGAAGTCGAGGGAACCAAGGTCAGCATCGCCGGCCCCATGCCTGCAGGGGCCAAGTTTGACAATGTCGTGGTGTACTATGACGAGCTGCCAAGCAAGCAGGCGTACGACGCAAACAAGGAAAAGCTGGCGTACGACGCGGGCACTCTTGCCGCAAGCGTGTTCGAGCCGCTTCCGCGCGGCCTGAAATACCAGCAGCCAGGCGACTACGTAGTGATAGAGGCCGACAGGTGGCAGGACGACAGTGATGGCAACCTCGATGTCAGCTTTGACCTTGCGCCTGCGATAAAGGAGGACGGCGTCTATACCCTGTACGCCATGCTAGAGGATGCAGAAGGGGAGCAGTTTTCGGCAACCTCGCACTCGATATTTGTAAAAACCGATTAA
- a CDS encoding DUF167 domain-containing protein, whose protein sequence is MKSRYHVTVRFSADGRIEVAGDEITVSIKSQPERGSANRELVKRLAGHFGVSEQNVRILSGLASRKKIVEVIVIA, encoded by the coding sequence TTGAAATCACGATACCACGTCACCGTGCGCTTTTCCGCAGATGGCCGGATTGAAGTAGCTGGCGACGAAATAACCGTGTCGATAAAGTCGCAGCCGGAACGCGGCAGTGCCAACCGCGAGCTTGTCAAGAGGCTTGCAGGGCATTTCGGCGTTTCTGAGCAGAATGTGCGGATACTCTCCGGCCTTGCATCGAGGAAAAAGATAGTGGAGGTTATTGTTATTGCCTGA
- a CDS encoding DNA alkylation repair protein, whose amino-acid sequence MLDLLKGEMQALADQDKAKFLQRFFKTGPGQYGQGDIFMGIMVPASREVARKYAAAGISLADVKALLHSQIHEERLVALLILVQKYQKNPKEGIAQFYLENLAWVNNWDLVDLSAPAILGAFLLDKKEDRSLLYGLARSKVLWERRVSIVSTHAFIRKNDFSDTLKISEMLLGDSHDLIHKAVGWMLREVGKRDPATEEEFLQKHYKKMPRTALRYAIERFSAEKRRSYMQGTA is encoded by the coding sequence ATGCTTGACCTGCTGAAAGGCGAGATGCAGGCGCTTGCAGACCAGGACAAGGCCAAGTTCCTGCAGCGGTTCTTCAAGACAGGCCCCGGCCAGTACGGGCAGGGCGACATCTTTATGGGAATCATGGTGCCTGCGTCAAGGGAGGTCGCCAGGAAATACGCCGCCGCAGGGATTTCGCTTGCAGACGTGAAAGCGCTCCTGCACTCGCAAATCCACGAGGAGCGCCTTGTGGCGCTTTTGATACTGGTGCAAAAATACCAGAAAAATCCCAAAGAAGGGATTGCCCAGTTTTACCTTGAAAACCTTGCCTGGGTGAACAACTGGGACCTCGTGGACCTGTCTGCTCCTGCGATCCTCGGCGCGTTCTTGCTGGACAAGAAGGAGGACCGCTCGCTCTTGTACGGGCTTGCAAGGTCAAAGGTCTTGTGGGAAAGGCGCGTCTCTATCGTTTCGACGCATGCCTTTATCCGGAAAAACGACTTTTCAGACACGCTGAAAATATCGGAAATGCTCCTTGGCGATTCGCACGACCTGATACACAAGGCTGTCGGGTGGATGCTCCGGGAGGTAGGCAAGCGCGACCCTGCCACGGAAGAAGAATTCCTGCAAAAACACTACAAAAAGATGCCGCGGACCGCGCTGCGCTACGCCATAGAGCGCTTTTCTGCGGAAAAGAGGCGCTCCTACATGCAAGGCACGGCCTGA
- a CDS encoding glycosyltransferase family 2 protein — protein sequence MFDNPFIIVAMFFWFSYVPIAAMSLYRVIRNRNLFVEKRAFAEKNVKRVRSDAAIIFQITTRSATKTHVVRRGIQSIIDSAKKTDYRNYHISIVTDDPDDAKTLKAVNCEVVVVNKNFKTNAIRKGRALQYAVEHRRRVGMNTSKYWIFHMDDESYVTTQTIVALLKSIESGKEVASEGPIFYPLKFEAANRLTAIAESIRPFACYDCVSQMTNPPPLHMHGSNLLVRSDIEDTIEWKFGPTLAEDQMFGYKVYEKYGPGSMGWHGGVLLEQPPLNIKDHFFQRRRWVLGTLQNLQNFPRWHRYKLMYKSVTYFLGFASAVASTAIMLYSYIPALLNYDTIGYEFMSLPDRLPNIFFNSIFDAVTKGNMLELSAGTILLFTSLVWLGSYQLGLFLNLKYSKIEWRKRVMFHLQTLLACPVIGLVETFPAFWAMIEYNMKRKDPAQKAKVYDFYVVNK from the coding sequence GTGTTTGATAATCCATTCATAATAGTCGCGATGTTTTTCTGGTTTTCGTATGTTCCCATTGCGGCGATGTCGCTGTACAGGGTGATCCGGAATCGAAACCTGTTTGTAGAAAAGCGCGCGTTTGCGGAAAAAAACGTAAAGCGCGTTCGAAGCGACGCCGCGATAATATTCCAGATAACGACCCGCTCGGCCACCAAGACGCACGTGGTGAGGCGCGGCATACAGTCGATAATAGACTCTGCAAAAAAGACGGATTACCGCAACTACCACATCTCGATCGTGACAGACGACCCCGACGATGCCAAGACGCTCAAGGCAGTCAACTGCGAAGTAGTCGTGGTAAACAAGAACTTCAAGACAAACGCGATACGAAAGGGCAGGGCACTCCAGTACGCCGTGGAGCACCGCAGGCGCGTTGGCATGAACACGTCAAAATACTGGATATTCCACATGGACGACGAAAGCTACGTCACCACCCAGACCATAGTCGCGCTCCTAAAGTCGATAGAGAGCGGAAAGGAGGTCGCCTCTGAGGGGCCGATCTTTTACCCGCTAAAGTTCGAGGCGGCAAACAGGCTAACCGCTATCGCCGAGTCCATCCGGCCCTTTGCGTGCTATGACTGCGTTTCGCAGATGACAAACCCGCCCCCGCTCCACATGCACGGAAGCAACCTGCTCGTAAGGTCTGACATCGAAGACACGATAGAGTGGAAATTCGGGCCGACGCTTGCGGAGGACCAGATGTTTGGCTACAAGGTCTACGAAAAGTACGGGCCCGGCTCGATGGGCTGGCACGGCGGCGTGCTCCTTGAGCAGCCCCCGCTCAACATCAAGGACCACTTTTTCCAGAGGCGCAGGTGGGTCCTTGGCACTCTCCAGAACCTCCAGAACTTTCCCAGGTGGCACAGGTACAAGCTGATGTACAAGTCGGTGACATACTTTCTCGGCTTTGCTTCCGCAGTGGCTTCGACAGCCATCATGCTGTACAGCTACATTCCCGCCCTGCTGAACTATGACACCATAGGCTACGAGTTCATGTCGCTTCCAGACAGGCTGCCAAACATCTTTTTCAACTCGATCTTTGACGCCGTGACAAAGGGCAACATGCTCGAGCTTAGCGCAGGCACCATCCTGCTCTTTACGTCTCTTGTATGGCTCGGGTCGTACCAGCTGGGGCTCTTTTTGAACCTGAAATACTCAAAGATAGAGTGGAGGAAGAGGGTGATGTTCCACCTGCAGACGCTGCTTGCGTGCCCGGTCATAGGCCTGGTCGAGACCTTCCCGGCGTTCTGGGCCATGATCGAATACAACATGAAGAGAAAGGACCCGGCGCAAAAGGCCAAGGTTTACGACTTTTACGTCGTAAACAAGTGA
- a CDS encoding substrate-binding domain-containing protein, which produces MNRKKGAALAVGIAAAVAISVVLAVAFLYQDGARIPGSGNNNGTAPLPPDGGTNGTTAGGGGPAGKTPVNAMSSPSAMPFMEKWVNQYNSERNPGNVKVNYSDRADDASIPLLYPNVSAFLADYSADVAVASRPVAARGNFTYAGSVFLPVSPQAVAVVYNIPALPDVPSGLRLDPPTLYAVLSGNITHWDDPAIKSLNPDTSLPHEQIVVVHEGPTGSASDMLARYLASASNGTVTWPESSLVADSANSLSAMVRQTPYSIGYVDFAFAVQTRMTYASLQNSDGEYLLPSADSIGAAVRNGTVVDPALVNGTGPGNPALAGPPTVSVGQLGNGSYPVVGFYYAAFPDHRAAAGPGTNETALGGKDAAVIDFVRWIAGSEGQRILNDMQYPSVYEQNKDLEAFADRVLGTRTGSLANVEAPS; this is translated from the coding sequence ATGAACAGGAAGAAGGGCGCCGCACTGGCCGTTGGTATTGCGGCAGCCGTTGCAATATCGGTGGTTCTTGCCGTAGCGTTCTTGTATCAAGACGGTGCAAGAATTCCAGGCAGTGGCAACAACAACGGAACCGCGCCTCTACCGCCGGACGGCGGGACCAACGGGACAACCGCCGGAGGAGGGGGGCCAGCTGGAAAAACCCCGGTCAATGCCATGTCGTCTCCTTCCGCGATGCCGTTTATGGAGAAGTGGGTCAACCAGTACAACAGCGAAAGAAACCCGGGCAACGTAAAGGTGAACTACTCTGACCGTGCGGACGACGCCAGCATACCGCTTCTTTATCCAAACGTCTCGGCTTTTCTCGCAGACTACTCGGCAGACGTTGCTGTTGCGAGCAGGCCGGTTGCCGCAAGAGGGAACTTTACGTACGCCGGCTCGGTGTTCCTGCCGGTCAGCCCGCAAGCGGTGGCGGTGGTCTACAATATACCCGCGCTTCCGGACGTGCCGTCGGGATTGAGGCTTGACCCACCCACACTCTATGCGGTGCTGAGCGGAAACATCACGCACTGGGACGACCCGGCAATCAAGTCCCTCAACCCTGACACGAGCCTGCCGCACGAGCAAATAGTCGTCGTGCACGAGGGCCCAACAGGAAGCGCCTCTGACATGCTTGCCCGGTACCTTGCCTCTGCCTCAAATGGCACTGTAACGTGGCCCGAGTCAAGCCTGGTGGCAGACTCGGCAAACAGCCTCTCTGCGATGGTGCGGCAAACGCCCTATTCGATAGGGTACGTCGACTTTGCTTTTGCCGTCCAGACTCGGATGACGTACGCGTCTCTCCAGAATTCAGATGGGGAATACCTCCTGCCGTCAGCCGACTCGATAGGCGCGGCCGTGCGAAACGGCACGGTAGTCGATCCCGCGCTTGTCAACGGCACGGGTCCCGGAAACCCTGCGCTTGCCGGGCCTCCGACCGTATCTGTCGGGCAGCTTGGAAACGGCTCGTATCCCGTGGTCGGGTTCTACTACGCCGCATTTCCTGACCACCGCGCAGCTGCTGGCCCTGGAACGAACGAAACCGCCCTAGGCGGCAAGGACGCGGCAGTAATCGACTTTGTACGGTGGATAGCCGGAAGCGAGGGCCAGCGGATCCTCAATGACATGCAGTATCCTTCCGTGTACGAGCAAAACAAAGACCTGGAGGCTTTTGCAGACAGGGTGCTTGGCACAAGAACCGGGTCGCTTGCAAATGTAGAAGCTCCTTCCTAA
- a CDS encoding glycosyltransferase, which translates to MKVNVIHIDLNPCGGAEQLAIATLQSFLEMETMQVDLTVARAPDLERLEKAFGDRVRRIFDRVKVKPLGRLPIELDWQTGTLACRPGAESAISEYDVIVNTHGDVLPYFLPSFSSKTCITYCHFPVVASYVACRNLVYLQGLVDLGLLDGNVMKVANSSSMFWRSFLEYYLLMLRNSLVVTNSRFSRQAIINEVKTGASKAAGEPTIIAPPVCVDELRQAALLPSPRADRVLVVSRIYPSKKLENAIELARILKRRGVGKEMVIAGNLAADDSCGRKYYEQLVGMIGDYGLSDYVSIKPNVELGKLWSLMQKSKAYFHPMPEEPFGISVVEAMAAGLVPAVPATGGPTEFVPQEYQFHSLEEAAGIIQAALQVSDKERLAISDSVKRFSLPAYTRRFSQFISERLLATAAATAHYERRTVAGRRPGLD; encoded by the coding sequence ATGAAGGTAAACGTGATACATATCGATCTGAACCCCTGCGGCGGCGCCGAGCAGCTGGCGATTGCCACGTTGCAGTCGTTCCTTGAAATGGAAACGATGCAGGTGGACCTGACAGTGGCAAGGGCTCCAGACCTTGAGAGGCTTGAAAAGGCATTTGGCGACAGGGTGCGCAGGATATTTGACCGCGTCAAGGTAAAGCCGCTTGGCCGGCTTCCAATAGAGCTTGACTGGCAGACTGGCACGCTGGCCTGCCGCCCGGGAGCCGAAAGCGCCATTTCGGAGTACGACGTGATAGTGAACACGCACGGCGACGTGCTGCCGTATTTTCTGCCGTCTTTTTCAAGCAAGACCTGCATAACATACTGCCACTTCCCGGTAGTGGCAAGCTATGTTGCATGCCGCAACCTTGTCTACCTGCAAGGCCTGGTCGACCTGGGCCTGCTGGATGGAAACGTCATGAAAGTGGCAAACAGCAGCTCCATGTTCTGGCGCAGCTTTTTGGAATACTATTTGCTCATGCTGAGAAACTCGCTTGTAGTCACCAATTCAAGGTTCAGCCGCCAGGCAATAATCAACGAGGTGAAAACCGGGGCGTCCAAGGCGGCAGGCGAGCCGACAATCATTGCGCCTCCTGTGTGCGTGGACGAGCTGCGCCAGGCCGCGCTCCTGCCCTCGCCGCGGGCGGACCGCGTGCTGGTCGTGTCCCGGATATATCCGTCAAAAAAGCTGGAAAATGCGATAGAGCTTGCCCGCATCCTGAAGCGGCGCGGGGTGGGAAAGGAGATGGTCATAGCCGGCAACCTGGCGGCAGATGACAGCTGCGGCCGCAAATACTATGAGCAGCTTGTGGGAATGATAGGTGATTACGGGCTGTCAGACTATGTCTCTATCAAGCCCAACGTGGAGCTTGGCAAGCTCTGGTCGCTGATGCAAAAGTCCAAGGCCTACTTCCACCCGATGCCAGAAGAGCCTTTTGGGATCTCGGTGGTAGAAGCGATGGCCGCCGGCCTGGTGCCGGCCGTGCCGGCCACAGGCGGGCCGACAGAGTTTGTGCCGCAAGAATACCAGTTCCACTCGCTTGAAGAGGCAGCCGGCATAATCCAGGCGGCGCTACAGGTCTCTGACAAAGAGCGGCTGGCGATAAGCGACTCGGTCAAGAGATTTTCCCTGCCGGCGTACACAAGACGGTTCTCGCAGTTCATAAGTGAGAGGCTGCTGGCGACTGCTGCCGCCACCGCGCACTATGAGCGGCGCACTGTGGCCGGCAGGAGGCCCGGCCTGGACTAG
- a CDS encoding dodecin family protein — translation MSVIRVTEILATSPTSWEDAVDNGLERATKTIRNVKGIDVRGWKAEVQNAKIVEYRVVLKVAFEVEDVPGS, via the coding sequence ATGTCAGTCATCCGGGTGACAGAAATACTCGCAACCTCGCCAACCAGCTGGGAGGACGCGGTCGACAACGGGCTGGAGCGCGCCACCAAGACGATCCGCAACGTAAAAGGCATCGACGTGCGTGGCTGGAAGGCAGAAGTCCAAAACGCAAAGATAGTGGAGTACAGGGTCGTCCTGAAAGTAGCGTTTGAGGTTGAAGACGTCCCCGGTTCGTAA
- a CDS encoding GH116 family glycosyl hydrolase, with the protein MGGITAPPPADSLWRSFSASAGAFVEATEQFVQEGVNPGGYYKAVWCRDASYILKDWFLSGRFEDVMHEMLFIWSHQVAAGGEKVIYGRGSPEMQYSSKVADPETHKKFEGALPSTIFHGFSEVYGRNPDIDSTALMISTTAWIFNAYLKSGMVIPTSSSPAHGSIELKMSSLVSSPSVVIEYVVPRMLAAVDYLASRDTDGDGLLEQGHNEDWMDTVLRSGKIVYSQACWILALSNLSSLLSELGRKDDAKRAMSMAYRAIKAVEDRLWSEKDGTYIDLQDDGDGQRGGRSLTQDVALYLVAVTENTVQDILGSGQIREEPAQDEKARPEFGSRAERALDTLKARIWKDKWPLVTESALERTGPWLLNPNQYHNHTFWPWTTGIEMLARSRFARVHECHALLSMLSSNDCQSSTRAFYEWVNPVTNTGSGAHPFRTGISAIRIAIADILGQMGKSGLTH; encoded by the coding sequence ATGGGCGGAATAACGGCCCCTCCTCCGGCAGACAGCCTGTGGCGTTCGTTTTCCGCCAGCGCTGGCGCGTTTGTGGAAGCCACAGAGCAGTTCGTGCAGGAAGGGGTAAACCCTGGCGGCTATTACAAGGCAGTGTGGTGCCGCGACGCCTCTTACATATTGAAGGACTGGTTTTTGTCTGGCCGCTTTGAAGACGTGATGCACGAAATGCTGTTCATCTGGTCGCACCAGGTGGCGGCCGGCGGCGAAAAGGTGATCTATGGCCGGGGATCGCCGGAAATGCAGTACTCCTCGAAGGTTGCAGATCCGGAAACCCACAAAAAGTTTGAAGGTGCCCTGCCCTCTACGATATTCCACGGCTTTTCGGAGGTCTATGGGCGAAACCCGGACATCGACTCGACCGCGCTCATGATATCTACGACTGCATGGATCTTTAACGCCTACCTGAAATCCGGGATGGTGATCCCAACTTCTTCCTCGCCGGCGCACGGAAGCATTGAACTGAAAATGTCCTCGCTCGTCTCTTCGCCCTCCGTTGTAATAGAGTATGTCGTGCCAAGGATGCTTGCGGCGGTGGACTACCTTGCGTCCCGCGACACCGACGGCGACGGCCTGCTTGAGCAGGGCCACAACGAGGACTGGATGGACACCGTGCTGCGCTCGGGCAAAATCGTGTACAGCCAGGCGTGCTGGATACTTGCGCTGAGCAACCTCTCGTCGCTCCTTTCAGAGCTTGGCAGAAAGGACGATGCAAAAAGGGCGATGTCGATGGCCTACAGGGCGATAAAGGCCGTGGAGGACAGGCTGTGGTCAGAAAAGGACGGCACGTACATCGACCTGCAGGACGACGGCGACGGGCAGCGCGGCGGCAGATCCCTGACACAGGACGTCGCGCTGTACCTGGTGGCAGTCACGGAAAACACCGTACAGGACATACTCGGCAGCGGCCAGATAAGGGAAGAGCCTGCGCAGGACGAAAAGGCCAGGCCGGAATTTGGCAGCAGGGCAGAGCGCGCCCTTGACACCCTCAAGGCCCGGATCTGGAAGGACAAGTGGCCGCTGGTGACAGAGTCGGCGCTGGAAAGGACTGGCCCCTGGCTTTTGAACCCGAACCAGTACCACAACCACACCTTCTGGCCGTGGACGACTGGCATAGAGATGCTTGCAAGAAGCAGGTTTGCAAGGGTGCACGAGTGCCATGCGCTGCTCTCGATGCTCTCCTCAAACGACTGCCAGTCAAGCACCAGAGCGTTTTACGAGTGGGTAAACCCGGTCACCAACACTGGCTCGGGGGCGCACCCTTTTCGCACGGGCATCTCGGCGATACGCATTGCAATAGCCGATATACTCGGCCAGATGGGCAAGTCCGGTCTAACTCATTAA
- a CDS encoding ferritin family protein, which translates to MQKSEQILTDCQYNIAKQLEKKMEFLWHVDGYIKDADKEGNQECVRVFKQIKADEEKHAKMLKDLLKMK; encoded by the coding sequence ATGCAAAAGTCTGAGCAAATCCTGACTGACTGCCAGTACAATATTGCCAAGCAACTGGAGAAGAAGATGGAGTTCCTCTGGCATGTTGATGGGTACATAAAAGATGCCGATAAAGAAGGAAACCAGGAATGCGTGCGGGTTTTCAAGCAGATCAAGGCTGACGAGGAGAAGCATGCAAAGATGCTAAAAGACTTGCTTAAAATGAAATGA